Below is a genomic region from Candidatus Marsarchaeota archaeon.
CGTCTCGCCCATATCCCTTATGGCGAATCTTCCAAGCTGCGGGAATTCGCTGTATCTCTCAACTGCTATTGGCTTTGTTGGCTTTATCTTTACGACAGCTATGTCGCCCGTTTTTATCGTCTCAGGGTTTTTCTCAGTAACCTGCCCTGTCTTTGGATCCTTCTTTTCGAGTATGTCCACTATGGTGCATGCAATCTGCGCAGTGTGTATGTGGAACACCGGAGTATAGCCCTTTGCTATGACATTCTGATGGTGCAGCACTATTATCTGAGCGGTGAACTCCGAAGCAACTGTCGGCGGATTGTTTGACGGGCCGACCACATCGCCTCTTTTAATGTCCTTCCTGTCTACGCCCTTTATGTTGAATCCTATATTGTCTCCAGGCTCGGCCTTCTGCAGCTGCTGGTGGTGCATTTCTATGCTCTTGACTTCGGTCTTGACACCGCTTGGCATTATGATTATCGAATCGCCTGGCTTCACAACGCCAGTCTCGACCCTGCCTACCGGCACTGTGCCGAAACCTGATATGCTGTAAACATCCTGTATCGGAAGGCGCAAAGGCTTGTCTACAGGCTTTGGAGGCACTGTAAGCAGGTCAAGCGAGCCTAGCAGCGTAGGGCCGTTATACCATGGCATTTTGTCTGATTTTGCGGCTATGTTATCTCCCTGCAAAGCAGAATACGGTATGAAATTTATGCTGTCTACGTTCTTGTAGCCGAGGGACTTGAGCAGCTGTGTTACGTTCGCCTTTGCTTCCTCGAACTTCTTCTGGTCGTAGTTCGCAGCATCCATCTTGTTTACTCCGACTATTATCTGGCCTATTCCAAGAACATTTGCCAGTATTGCGTGCTCCCTTGTCTGTGACTGGACGCCATCGACTGCGCTTACAACGAGCACAGCTGCATCAGCCTGGCTAGCTCCTGTAATCATGTTCTTGACGAAATCCCTGTGCCCTGGTGCATCTATTATAGTAAAATAATACTTTGGAGTCTGGAAATCCTTA
It encodes:
- the tuf gene encoding translation elongation factor EF-1 subunit alpha; the protein is MSEKPHMNLIFIGHVDHGKSTTVGRLLYETHVITDRDIQRYKELTQQLNRPTFEFAFVMDQLKEERERGITIDIMHKDFQTPKYYFTIIDAPGHRDFVKNMITGASQADAAVLVVSAVDGVQSQTREHAILANVLGIGQIIVGVNKMDAANYDQKKFEEAKANVTQLLKSLGYKNVDSINFIPYSALQGDNIAAKSDKMPWYNGPTLLGSLDLLTVPPKPVDKPLRLPIQDVYSISGFGTVPVGRVETGVVKPGDSIIIMPSGVKTEVKSIEMHHQQLQKAEPGDNIGFNIKGVDRKDIKRGDVVGPSNNPPTVASEFTAQIIVLHHQNVIAKGYTPVFHIHTAQIACTIVDILEKKDPKTGQVTEKNPETIKTGDIAVVKIKPTKPIAVERYSEFPQLGRFAIRDMGETVGAGVILDITPAQK